Proteins encoded together in one Impatiens glandulifera chromosome 1, dImpGla2.1, whole genome shotgun sequence window:
- the LOC124919818 gene encoding uncharacterized protein LOC124919818, whose product MAEDVCFLNKDSIIIVKPQKKLSVLSRTIVLMFSMLTGIYICSICIKQSNGWPIFDSVNFRIIEERPCHARVVDRSQLPYLHYPKPETFSRAECSCNPVRLFVIISEQRSGSGWFETLLNSHVNVSSNGEIFSVKERRQDISTIVKTLDKVYNLDWFTSASKNHCSAAVGFKWMLNQGLLEHHNVITDYFNERGVSVVFLFRRNVLRRMVSMLANSYDRYAKLLNGVHKSHVHSPEEADILSKYKPRINSTSLVSNLKEMEVTTTKALELFRSTRHMVLYYEDLVKNRTKLVRVQEFLNIPVRELSSRQVKIHKGQLSNHIENWDDVNKTLKGTPYETFVGSDY is encoded by the exons ATGGCAGAAGATGTCTGTTTTCTCAATAAG GACAGTATAATCATAGTGAAGCCACAGAAGAAACTGTCAGTGCTTTCAAGAACAATCGTTCTCATGTTTTCAATGTTAACCGGTATCTATATCTGCTCTATATGCATCAAGCAGTCAAATGGATGGCCGATATTTGATTCAGTTAACTTCAGAATCATCGAGGAGAGGCCATGTCATGCCCGGGTTGTGGATCGTTCTCAACTCCCTTACTTGCATTATCCAAAACCCGAAACATTTAGTAG GGCTGAATGTTCGTGTAATCCAGTAAggttatttgttattatatcGGAGCAGAGGTCAGGAAGTGGATGGTTTGAAACGCTACTAAACAGTCATGTTAATGTGAGTTCTAATGGTGAGATATTTTCTGTTAAGGAAAGGAGACAAGATATTTCTACCATTGTTAAGACTTTGGATAAAGTTTATAATTTGGACTGGTTTACAAGTGCCTCTAAGAATCATTGCTCAGCCGCGGTTGGCTTCAAGTGGATGCTTAATCag GGGCTTTTGGAACATCATAATGTGATTACAGATTACTTCAATGAAAGAGGCGTTTCTGTAGTTTTTCTATTTAGAAGGAATGTACTGCGTCGAATGGTGTCAATGCTAGCAAATTCGTATGATCGATATGCTAAGTTATTAAATGGTGTCCACAAATCTCACGTTCACTCGCCAGAAGAG GCGGATATACTATCAAAATACAAACCGAGAATAAATTCTACATCATTAGTGAGTAACCTTAAAGAAATGGAAGTGACAACAACAAAAGCGTTGGAACTATTCAGGAGTACGAGACATATGGTTTTGTATTACGAGGATCTTGTGAAGAATCGTACTAAACTGGTGCGAGTACAAGAGTTCTTGAATATTCCTGTGAGAGAATTGAGTAGTCGGCAAGTTAAGATACACAAGGGACAATTGTCGAATCACATTGAAAATTGGGATGATGTTAACAAGACACTGAAGGGGACACCATACGAGACTTTTGTCGGTTCTGACTACTGA
- the LOC124919916 gene encoding probable rhamnogalacturonate lyase B encodes MSNGMVSVTFSSPEGAVTGIKYGTIENILDTTNRGDNRGYWDVVWNADETFIQNFRLRGTRFKVIEHNEDQIEISFSRTWNSNVEVPLNIDKRFIMRSKSSGFYAYGVFERQNKFSASRIDQIRIVFKLREDLFDYMAISDKIQKVMPSSRERANGQALNYPEAVRLKNGQVDDKYEYSLNNEDNRLHGWISREKGVGFWIITPSNEFRTGGPLKRDLTSHCGPTALSMFVSTHYTGLPLAMHFENNEPWKKVFGPVFVYLNANKETQSMWEDAKAQKNEEIKSWPYNFPRSEDFPHSDQRGAVSGKLNVRDGYIRSKTLQGAHAYVGLARPGDAGSWQYESKGYQFWTRADDEGNFIIEGVRPGDYNLFAWVPGFIGDYKYDRNVTISPGSKTHLDNILYEPPRVGTTLWEIGYPDRTAAEFYIPQPNPYHSNYLFNDFDKYRQYGLWNRYTNMYPDQDLVYTIGSSDSSKNWFFAHVTRYSQNVFEGTTWQIAFDLKNVEKTGNYTLVVAIAGASGAELQVRANNYAKDRPYFTTGLIGTENVIARHGIHGLYRLYSVSFGADQLLEGKNVIYLKQTRGKSPFNGLMYDYIRLEAPSIGK; translated from the exons ATGTCCAACGGCATGGTGAGCGTTACATTTTCAAGCCCAGAAGGTGCGGTCACAGGAATTAAATATGGTACCATTGAAAATATACTTGATACAACTAATCGTGGGGATAATAGAGG ATATTGGGATGTTGTCTGGAATGCTGATGAA acttttattcaaaatttcaggCTTCGTGGTACAAGATTTAAGGTCATTGAGCATAATGAAGACCAAATAGAGATTTCATTTAGCAGGACATGGAATTCAAATGTTGAGGTTCctttaaatattgataaaagGTTTATTATGCGCAGCAAAAGTTCTGGATTTTATGCTTACGGCGTATTCGAGCGTCAAAACAAATTTTCTGCGTCAAGGATTGACCAGATCAGGATCGTCTTCAAACTTCGCGAGGATTT GTTCGATTATATGGCCATTTCGGATAAAATACAAAAGGTAATGCCAAGTAGCCGTGAGCGAGCCAATGGTCAGGCCCTTAACTACCCAGAAGCGGTTAGATTGAAAAATGGGCAG GTTGACGACAAATATGAATACTCTTTGAACAATGAAGATAATCGTTTGCACGGATGGATAAGTAGAGAAAAAGGAGTCGGGTTTTGGATAATCACGCCAAGTAACGAGTTCCGAACTGGTGGACCTCTAAAACGAGACCTCACGTCCCATTGTGGCCCCACGGCACTATCT ATGTTTGTTAGCACTCATTATACTGGACTTCCTCTAGCCATGCACTTCGAAAACAATGAACCATGGAAAAAGGTTTTTGGTCCTGTTTTCGTCTACCTTAACGCTAATAAGGAAACTCAATCAATGTGGGAAGATGCAAAAGCACAG aaaaatgaagaaataaaaaGTTGGCCATACAACTTTCCGCGTTCTGAAGATTTTCCACACTCCGATCAGCGAGGAGCGGTAAGCGGAAAATTAAACGTTCGAGACGG atatattagatcaAAAACTCTACAAGGTGCCCATGCTTATGTGGGATTGGCTAGACCAGGGGATGCTGGTTCATGGCAATATGAAAGcaag GGTTATCAGTTTTGGACTAGAGCAGATGATGAAGGGAATTTTATTATTGAAGGTGTTAGACCTGGAGATTACAACTTGTTTGCTTGGGTCCCTGGATTTATCGGGGATTACAAATATGACCGTAATGTTACCATTTCACCag GATCCAAAACACATTTAGACAACATTTTGTACGAGCCCCCAAGGGTCGGAACGACTCTATGGGAGATAGGATATCCGGATCGCACTGCTGCCGAGTTTTATATCCCTCAACCTAATCCATACCATTCTAACTATTTGTTTAATGACTTCGACAA ATACAGACAATATGGACTATGGAATCGTTATACTAATATGTATCCTGATCAAGATCTAGTCTATACGATTGGATCTAGTGACTCCTCGAAAAATTGGTTCTTTGCTCATGTTACTAG ATATTCGCAAAATGTGTTTGAAGGCACTACGTGGCAAATTGCTTTTGATCTAAAGAATGTTGAGAAAACGGGGAACTACACTCTCGTAGTGGCAATTGCAGGTGCATCCGGGGCTGAGCTACAGGTGCGGGCGAATAATTATGCAAAGGATCGACCATATTTCACAACTGGTTTGATTGGAACCGAAAATGTTATAGCAAGACATGGTATTCATGGACTTTATAGGCTCTATAGCGTTTCCTTTGGGGCAGACCAATTACTCGAGGGTAAGAATGTGATCTATCTAAAACAGACCAGAGGCAAAAGTCCATTCAATGGGCTCATGTATGATTACATCCGTCTCGAAGCCCCTTCTATAGGGAAATGA
- the LOC124920988 gene encoding phosphoglycerate mutase-like protein 4 has product MANSDSRDLTQLNGCGKKSEVDELAYAEIVVIRHGETEWNACGKIQGHLDVELNDVGKEQAEAVANRLSKESKLSAVYSSDLKRALVTAERIASICGVGEVIKDKNLRERHLGDLQGTVYAAAPEVCPAAYKAFSSPRDQEIPGGGESLQQLYDRGTSILQKIADKHIGERVAVVSHGGLIRALYRRSVSTVKCGKVLNTSVNVFHITKGGSWTIKNWCDVTHLKQTEFLEAGFGGDKNSG; this is encoded by the exons ATGGCGAACTCCGATTCAAG GGATCTGACTCAGTTGAATGGTTGCGGTAAGAAATCTGAAGTTGATGAATTGGCTTATGCTGAAATTGTTGTGATACGTCATGGAGAAACTGAATGGAATGCCTGTGGAAAGATTCAG GGGCACCTTGATGTGGAGCTAAATGATGTTGGGAAAGAGCAAGCAGAGGCA GTAGCTAATCGCTTATCCAAGGAGAGTAAGCTTTCTGCTGTATACTCATCTGATTTGAAAAGGGCCCTTGTTACAGCTGAAAGGATTGCCAGCATTTGTGGTGTAGGGGAG GTAATTAAGGACAAAAACCTTCGTGAAAGACATTTAGGAGATCTCCAGGGCACTGTTTATGCGGCTGCCCCTGAAGTTTGTCCAGCAGCTTATAAAGCTTTTTCTTCTCCCCGTGACCAGGAAATTCCT GGAGGTGGTGAAAGTCTTCAGCAGCTTTATGATCGCGGCACATCTATTCTGCAGAAAATTGCTGACAAACATATTG GGGAGCGAGTGGCTGTGGTGAGTCACGGAGGCCTGATCCGAGCTCTGTACAGGCGATCTGTATCAACTGTGAAGTGTGGGAAAGTTCTGAACACTTCAGTGAATGTATTCCATATCACCAAAGGAGGCTCGTGGACCATAAAAAACTGGTGCGATGTCACTCATCTCAAGCAAACTGAATTCCTGGAAGCAGGTTTTGGTGGAGATAAAAACTCAGGTTAA